From the Drechmeria coniospora strain ARSEF 6962 chromosome 02, whole genome shotgun sequence genome, the window GGAAATGCAATACTTGTTGTCGTCGAGCGGGGCCGCAAGGCTACCCGCAGCGAGGGGGTCTGAACTGAAATATGAAATGCTTTTTCTTTAACAATTGGTAACCATCTGTTGAGAATCGCGACATCCAGACGTAGGTTGAACACCCCGTCCGTCATCGGCTGTGAAATAGGTGTGCCTACGTAAGTGATGTTCCGTCAGGCCGCTAGTGGCAATTTGGAGAATTATGGGTACAAGGGCCTTCCCTCGGACTTAGTCGGACCGGACAATTGTGAGCCCGACTTGTCCAGGGCTTGGATGGATGTGGATGGAAAGGAACATATCTTGTCCTAGCATCATCATTCATCCACACAATgtccctcgtcggcgcgtTAAAGGGCGACATGCCGCAACAAGTCAGATCGCTGGTGCGTTTTCTCTCTCGCCAATGCAGTGCAGATTGAACATGGGCGCTGACCATCAACGATGCAGTATCGCCAGCTACTACGGCAAGGCAATCAGTTTGCGGCCTACAACTTTCGCGAGTATGCCAAACGACGGACGAGAGACGCTTTTCGGGAGAATCAGAGCGTGCAGGACCCGCGTCGGGTGCAGGAGCTGGTGCAGAACGGTCTCAAGGAGCTGCAGGTCATGAAGGTGGACCGTCCTCCCGCCCTCCGTCGCATGGCGCGCGCACGAAGCTGACCTTGGCAGCGACAAACGGTGCTTGGAAAATTCTATCAGATGGATCGACTGGTAGTCGAAGGAA encodes:
- a CDS encoding Complex 1 LYR protein, which translates into the protein MSLVGALKGDMPQQVRSLYRQLLRQGNQFAAYNFREYAKRRTRDAFRENQSVQDPRRVQELVQNGLKELQVMKRQTVLGKFYQMDRLVVEGSVSGKASGGIVHRQG